Genomic DNA from Halococcus hamelinensis 100A6:
TCGCCCTGATGGTCGTGCTGCCCGCCCTCGTTCTTGTGGTGCTCGTGGTGGTCGGATTCGTTGCCGGCGCTCTCGTTCTCGTGGTGTTGTCCTCCCTCCCTGTCGTGGTGGTGATGACCCTCACCGGCTTCGAGCAGTTCGACGTTCGAACCCACCGTGACGACCGCCACGTCCGCGTTGTCCGCCTGAAGACTCGATACGAGGTCGTCCGCCCACGGTTGGAACCCCTCCATCCCGGAGACGAACAGGTCGGAATCGAGCACCGTGCCCTGTAGTTTTGGCCCCGGTTCCCAGCCGTGGCCGTGCTGACCGACCGGAACGAGCGTGTTCGCCGTCGCGGCGTCGCCGGCGACGTACGAGGCGAAGTCGCCGAAGACGAAGAACGACGCCTGTGCCGTCTTCTGCTCCTTCGACGTGCTCGACGCAGCGGAACTGGTGTTCGATCCATTGCCACCGCCGCCGGATTCGTTGCCACTCCCGGTCCCGCTCCCGCCGAGACAGCCAGCAACGCCACCGACACCCGCCACTCCAGCACCGGCCAAGACCCGCCGCCGTGTGTAGCCTTTCGTCATCCTAATTGCTAATTTCCCCTCACGATATAATAACAGTTGTGATCGAGTACGTAGATGTTGTTAAACCCGGCCGAAAGGGGTTCAGCCTCCCTCCTCTCGTCGATGAACCGCTCGCGGCCGGACACTGACCACTCGGACGATGCCGGTACCTCTATCGGTACCCGGAGAGGGTGAGGACGATCAATCGGGTGCACGACCTGCGGAGAGCGCCGCGACACGACCATCGCCGTACATCACGTATATTTCGTCGGCTCCATCCCCGTCCGTATCCGCCAACTGTGGATGGTCCCAGATCGGGACGTCACGCTCGTATGACCCGAGAACGTCGCCGGTCCGTGGGTCGATGACCGAAACGACTCCACCGTTCGTTACCGAGACGAGCTCTGGTCGTCCATCCCCATCGACGTCACCCAGGCTCGGTGCCGGTACGACCTGGATATCACCGGTGTCGAGGGTCGTCGTCCATTCGGTTGCCCCGGTGGTTGCGTTGAGACTTCTGAGCTTTCCGTCACGTGCGACGACGTAGAGTTCCGGCTGCCCGTCTCGGTCCCCGTCTTCGAGGGAACGGACCGCGGAGAAGTCCCCGAAGTCACGTTTCCACTCGATCTCCCCTTCGGCCCCATCGAAGACGACTACCTGCCCCTTCGTGTTGGCGACGACGATCTCAGTAGGCGGATCCTCGTCAGTCTGCCCAGTCGCCATCCACGTGATGGTCGAATTCAGCGGTGAAGACCGACTCCACTCGACGGCTCCGTCGGCGTCGAACACAACGAGAGCATTGGCTCCAAAACCGACCGCCAGCTCCGTGGTGCCGTCGCCGGAGAAGTCCGCGAGTGCGGGCTGTGAATTCACGTAACCGGACACATGCTGTCGCCATGCCACCGTTCCATTCGGGTGGATCACGATGGCCGTTCCATTGGTGTCGACTGCGATGATCTCCTTGCCCTCACCCTCGACGAAGTCCGCTACAATCGGTTTGGTGTACCCATAGGACGTGAGGTTATAGCTGAAGAGTCGTTGACCAGATAGTCCCTCGAATCCGTGGACTCTGTTCTCGGTCGTTTCGACGAGCACTTCCTTGGTACCATCCTGGTTCACGTCTGCTATTGCTGGGTCTGCAACTGAATGAATCGTACAGTTCTTCAGGGGGATGGAATAGTTCCATATCTGGTCCCCGGTCGTCCCATCGAGCGCCACGAACGCACATTGGTCGGAGCTGTAGTTCCCACTGATCGGCGCGTAGACGACCGACTGGCCGTCGATCCGTCCAGCGGCCGGTGCGTGATGGTTGGAGAGCACTGGCTGTGCAGTATCACTGACCCAGAGCGTCTGCAGTCCGCCGCCACCTCCGCCCGCCGTGAATCCATAGACGGCAGCGCCGCCGAGCGATAGGGTCACGATGAGAACTACTATCGCCGTTCTAGACCGCATTCCGTCTGATACACAACGGGGGGAAAACTAAGTGATGTGGTTCATACCTCGATACCCTCCCACTGGCTCTCCGCTCACTACGAATCGTACGAGAGCGCCACCACCCGCCCGTCGCCGTACATCACCAGTACCTCCTCGGTCCCATCGCCATCGAGGTCGACGAGCGTCGGATGCGTCCAGACGGCGACGTCACGCTCGTAGGACGCGAGACGATTTCCGTTCGCCGGGTCACGCACCGAGACGGCCCCACTGTTCGTTACGGTCACGAGTTCCGGCTCACCGTCGCCGTCGAGGTCACCGAGGTCGGGCGGCGGGGCGACCGAATCCTCCGTCGAGAGGTCCGCGTGCCACTCGACCTCGCCGGTTCGCGCCGAGAGCGCATCGAGGTTTCCGCCGCCAGTCGTGACGTAGATCTCCTTCGCTCCATCCCCGTCGCCGTCGCCGAGCGCGTGGATCGCGGGCCGGTTGTTCGAGGTGTTCCAGCGCCACTCCGTCGCCCCCGTCGTCCCGTCGAGCGCCACGACGCCGTCCCCGGTGGCGACGAACAGCGTCTGCTCCCCTTCGACCGACCCGCTGACGGCGAAGGCGGCGTAGACCGAGCGCTCCCAGACGAGGGTTCCGTTCGGTTCGTAGAGCGTGACGTTTCCCGGCGCGCTGACGGCGACCTCCGGACCGCCGTCGCCGTCGAAGTCCGCTTTCTTCGTGTCGGCGGTCACGCCGGCCGCGACCTGGTCCTGCCACGCGACGGTTTCGTTCGGCCGTACCGCGAACACCGAGCCGTCGAAGTCCGCGACGACGGTTTCACGGACCGGTTCGGCGAACACTGCAGGCGCGCTGTACCCGAACGAAGTGAGGTCGAAGCGGAGGGTTTCGGTTCCGTCGTTCGCGTCGTAGCCGTAGAGCACGTTCTCGGTCGTGGGTATGAGCACGTCCAGCTCACCGTTACCGTCGAAATCCGCGATCGTCGGGTCGCCGATGCCGTGGGTGGCACACGACCGGTTCCGGATGGTCCGCTCCCAGTCGGTCGTCCCAGTACTATCGAGCATGACGAGTGCGCACTTCGCGTCAGGCGTGCCAGCGACCGAACTCACCGGGGCTGCGATGAACGTCTGCCCTCCAGTACGGACCGCGGCCACGGGATGGTGGTTGACTTGGTTCGGCCGTGGGGTGTCGCTCACCCACTCCTCGGTGAGCGTTCCGCTGGACGCTGTAACCGTATCGTAGCCGACCACCGCCGCCCCAGCGAGTGCGACGACGACGACGGCCGCGACCAGCCCGGTCCGCACCTGCATACCCGCTCCTGTCCTCGTGCCCGAATAAGGCCTCGCGTTGGTGCCCCCGATTCGAGGCCCGTACTACGAGTCGTACGCGAGCGCGACCACCCGCGCGTCGTCGTAGATCACGAATATCTCGTCGTTGCCGTCACCGTCGACGTCAGCGACCCGCGAGAAGGTGTTGATCGGGACGTCGCGCTCGTACGAATCGACCGTTTCGCCGTTCGTCGGATCGACGACGAGGACCCGTCCGGCGGCGGTCACGGCGACGAGTTCGGGGTCGCCGTCGCCATCGAGGTCGCCGAGGCTCGGCGGCGGCATCACCCGCGCGTTCGTCTCGGCCGTGAGTCTGGTTCGCCAGTCGAGACTCCCGTTCGCGGCGTCGAAACTCCGGAGCACGCCGTCCCGCGCGACCACGTAGACCTCCGTTCGACCGTCGCCATCGCCGTCGCCCATCACACGGACCGACGCCCCCTGCGCACTGAGGTTCCGCCGCCACTCGACCGACCCGTTCGCGCCGTCGAGCGTGACCACCTCGCCGAAGAAGGTCGCGAAGGTGAGTTCGAGCGCGGCGTCGTCGTCGGCCTGGCCGGTCGTCATCCACTTCGTGGCGCTCGCGTTCGGTATCGCTTGCCGCCACGCTACGCTGGCATCGCGTTCGAGCACGATCGCCTCGCCACCCAACTGTCCGATGGCGATCTCGGGCTCGCCGTCGCCGTCGACGTCCCCGATCGCCGGTTGACGGACCCGGGCGTCGCCGAACGACCGCTGCCACGCGACGCTACCGTTGCCCGCGAACGTGAACACGCCGCCACCGAGGTCGGTGACGACCGTCTCGTTGCCCGCTCCTGGGAGGAGGTCGCCGACGAGCGGTTTCGAGTAGCCGTACGACGAGAGGTCGTGTCGGAACTCGACGCTCCCGTTCCGGAGGTCGTAGGCGACCACCTCCTCGGCGCTCGTTGCGGCGATCACCTCCCGATCCCCGTCGTCGTCGAAGTCGGCGATCGTCGGGTCCGAGATCGAGTGGATGGTACACTCCTCGGAGGCGATGGTCCGGTTCCACCGTTCGGTGCCGTTGGCGTCGAGCGTCGTCAGCCGACACGTCGTTCCCCGGCGGCTGTTGATCGGCACGACGACGAACGATTCGCCGTCGACGAACGCCGCCGCCGGTGTGTGGTGGTTGGATTCGAGGGCTGCCGGTGGAGTGCTCACCCACAGCTCCGAGAGGGTTCCGTTGTCGGCGCTCTGGCCGGTGAGACCACCGGGGTTCGTCAATCCGACGACCGCCGCACCAACCAGTCCGACCAAAACGATGGCCACCACCAACGCGGTCCGCGGACGCATTGGTCGGCAGTTTCGCCGTCGGATCATAAACGCTCGGCTTGGCCGCCCCGATTCGAGGATCGAACCAACACACCAGATCAATTACCTTTTTGTTCCCGTCGATGAAGCCATGGTATGAGACCGCGCCGGGCAGCCGTCGTTTTCCTCTCCCTGCTCGTCGTCGCGGTCGGGACCGCGAGCGCCCACCAGATCCAGAGCTCGCGGTTCGCCGCGCCCATCCCGCTGGAGTTCCTGTTCGGCGGTGCGGGCGTCACGGTCGCCGTCACCGCTCTCTGGGTCGGGCGAACCGGCGACGTGACCGAGTTTCGAACCTGGCGCACGCCGCTGGTGATACCATCTCGCATCGCGACTGCGGGGCGCTACGGGGTGAAGGCCGTCTTCTTCGTGGGCTTTCTCGTCACGATCGGACACGGCCTCGTCGGCCCCCAGGTCGAAGCCGAGAACGTCGCGACGGTGTTCGTCTGGTCGGTCTGGATCGCGGGGCTGGGGTTGTTCTCGGTGCTCTTCGGGAGCCCGTGGCGAACCCTCTCACCGTGGCGCGCGGTCTACGACGCGCTGATCCGCCTCGAAGGCCGGGAGATCCGACTGCTCGATTCGTATCCGTCGTGGCTCGCGTCGTGGCCGGCGTTCGTCGCCTTCGTCGTCGGCATCGGGATCCTCGAGAACCTGACGGTGGTCCCACGCTCGCCGGCATCGACCGCGGTCGTCGTCGCGGCCTACGCCGCGGTCATGGTGCTCGGTGGGATCGCCTTCGGTGAGGAGTGGTTCCGACGTGCCGACGGACTAGCAGTACTCTATCGGTTGTTCGGCCGGGTCTCGCCCGTGGGGTTCGCCGAAGCTCGTGACGGCTATCGGCTCCGATTGCGCCCGCCATGGGCGGGCTGTACGGAGGCGGTTTCGAACCTGAGCCTCGTGGCGTTCGTCGTCGGCGCGGTCTACACCGTGAGCTTCGACGGGTTCACGAGTACGCCGGAGTACCAGAACCTCCTCTTCGGGCTGCGCGACCTCCTCGACAGCGGGCCCACCACTAGCGTGCTGATCTACGTCATCGGGTTGGGTGGATTTCTCGTCGCGTTCGTCGCGGTGAGCATCGTGATGACGCAACTGAGCGCCCGGGAGTCGACCTGGCGGGAAACGGCGCTAGCGTTCGCGCCGACGGTCGTGCCGATAGCGGCCGCCTACGAGGTCGCTCACTACTACCCGCTCGTCGCCGAACGCCTCGGCGTGCTCGCCGCGCTCGCGTGGTCGATCGCGGTCGCGCCGGCGGACCCCGTGACGATCCTCGGGTGGCTCTCGCTCCCGGCGTTCTGGGGCTCACAGGTCCTCCTTATCGTCGTCGGGCACGTCATCGCGGTCGTGGCCGCCCACGCCGTCGCTGTCGAGCGCTCGGTGAACCTCGCGGACGCCCGCCGGACCCACCTCCCGCTCGTGGCGCTGATGGTCGGCTACACCGTCCTCTCGCTCTGGATCATCTCGCGGCCCATCGTCTCGTGACGATACGCCTACTAGAATCGGTACTCACCCGAGCACGTATTCCCGATCTCCGTCGAGTCGAAGTCCCGCCTGAGGGTGATCGGATGGTCGTTCTCGCGCGCCCGCATCCTCTTCCGGGAGCGGCCGACGACGTCGGATTCGCGCGCC
This window encodes:
- a CDS encoding metal ABC transporter substrate-binding protein; translation: MTKGYTRRRVLAGAGVAGVGGVAGCLGGSGTGSGNESGGGGNGSNTSSAASSTSKEQKTAQASFFVFGDFASYVAGDAATANTLVPVGQHGHGWEPGPKLQGTVLDSDLFVSGMEGFQPWADDLVSSLQADNADVAVVTVGSNVELLEAGEGHHHHDREGGQHHENESAGNESDHHEHHKNEGGQHDHQGEDEHNGNESEHERHENESEGEHHDHEHDLSGGVDPHFWLDPLRAKTAVGTIEQGFTEIGGGNEDAFSNNADEYRSRLDDLHGSFQSKL
- a CDS encoding outer membrane protein assembly factor BamB family protein; this translates as MTLSLGGAAVYGFTAGGGGGGLQTLWVSDTAQPVLSNHHAPAAGRIDGQSVVYAPISGNYSSDQCAFVALDGTTGDQIWNYSIPLKNCTIHSVADPAIADVNQDGTKEVLVETTENRVHGFEGLSGQRLFSYNLTSYGYTKPIVADFVEGEGKEIIAVDTNGTAIVIHPNGTVAWRQHVSGYVNSQPALADFSGDGTTELAVGFGANALVVFDADGAVEWSRSSPLNSTITWMATGQTDEDPPTEIVVANTKGQVVVFDGAEGEIEWKRDFGDFSAVRSLEDGDRDGQPELYVVARDGKLRSLNATTGATEWTTTLDTGDIQVVPAPSLGDVDGDGRPELVSVTNGGVVSVIDPRTGDVLGSYERDVPIWDHPQLADTDGDGADEIYVMYGDGRVAALSAGRAPD
- a CDS encoding outer membrane protein assembly factor BamB family protein; translation: MQVRTGLVAAVVVVALAGAAVVGYDTVTASSGTLTEEWVSDTPRPNQVNHHPVAAVRTGGQTFIAAPVSSVAGTPDAKCALVMLDSTGTTDWERTIRNRSCATHGIGDPTIADFDGNGELDVLIPTTENVLYGYDANDGTETLRFDLTSFGYSAPAVFAEPVRETVVADFDGSVFAVRPNETVAWQDQVAAGVTADTKKADFDGDGGPEVAVSAPGNVTLYEPNGTLVWERSVYAAFAVSGSVEGEQTLFVATGDGVVALDGTTGATEWRWNTSNNRPAIHALGDGDGDGAKEIYVTTGGGNLDALSARTGEVEWHADLSTEDSVAPPPDLGDLDGDGEPELVTVTNSGAVSVRDPANGNRLASYERDVAVWTHPTLVDLDGDGTEEVLVMYGDGRVVALSYDS
- a CDS encoding outer membrane protein assembly factor BamB family protein; the encoded protein is MRPRTALVVAIVLVGLVGAAVVGLTNPGGLTGQSADNGTLSELWVSTPPAALESNHHTPAAAFVDGESFVVVPINSRRGTTCRLTTLDANGTERWNRTIASEECTIHSISDPTIADFDDDGDREVIAATSAEEVVAYDLRNGSVEFRHDLSSYGYSKPLVGDLLPGAGNETVVTDLGGGVFTFAGNGSVAWQRSFGDARVRQPAIGDVDGDGEPEIAIGQLGGEAIVLERDASVAWRQAIPNASATKWMTTGQADDDAALELTFATFFGEVVTLDGANGSVEWRRNLSAQGASVRVMGDGDGDGRTEVYVVARDGVLRSFDAANGSLDWRTRLTAETNARVMPPPSLGDLDGDGDPELVAVTAAGRVLVVDPTNGETVDSYERDVPINTFSRVADVDGDGNDEIFVIYDDARVVALAYDS